A window of Panicum virgatum strain AP13 chromosome 8K, P.virgatum_v5, whole genome shotgun sequence contains these coding sequences:
- the LOC120644222 gene encoding uncharacterized protein LOC120644222, with protein MAISHPTTSPAPPRPQSPGIGGVPLSSAISDLLRFVLSSHAAGAAPDDGPAAFPLSPSYCARLLDDGGDLCRKLAAGIEQCLDEGRLPGPPAVAGIPVGEEGPEEWEAVLLQKGAELKLMYNAVDFELHVQEPYFTQLRAEAKTVEGRLATGNYNRITQGSLLLFNKCLLLNVEAVRKYSSFSEMLQAEIISNVLPGISSIEEGVKVYRTFYTEEREKSYGVFAISVSKPSAQPYTTMTDILAGLSYDGLGRLLGMARTAGTVPDGLPPPRSTLISSCMRLHQPNEVKGCSLTDAARALAKHVYRSTKGRCGDISGSDTSKNELASEAIDSLLRDCGWMNVHLTQPYGPVFEIRVHEGYGARWSQDGAKFIGFLEPYTPEGFSKGWKH; from the exons ATGGCAATCTCCCACCccaccacctcgccggcgccgccgcgcccgcagtCTCCGGGCATCGGCGGCGTGCCCCTCTCGTCGGCTATCAGCGACCTCCTCCGCTTCGTCCTTTCCTCCCacgctgccggcgccgccccggACGACGGCCCGGCTGCCTTCCCCCTCTCGCCCTCCTACTGCGCCCGCCtgctcgacgacggcggcgacctGTGCAGGAAGCTGGCGGCGGGTATTGAGCAGTGCCTCGATGAGGGGAGGCTCCCGGGGCCGCCCGCGGTGGCCGGGATCCCGGTTGGGGAGGAGGGGCCGGAGGAGTGGGaggcggtgctgctgcagaaaGGCGCCGAACTGAAGCTG ATGTACAATGCTGTCGACTTTGAGCTGCATGTTCAGGAACCATACTTCACTCAACTCAGAG CCGAAGCCAAGACAGTTGAAGGGAGGTTAGCGACTGGTAACTACAACCG GATTACACAAGGTTCTTTGCTGCTATTCAATAAATGCCTATTGCTTAATGTTGAG GCAGTTAGGAAATACAGTTCATTCTCTGAGATGCTGCAAGCAGAGATAATCTCAAATGTCCTTCCTGGTATTTCATCAATAGAAGAAG GTGTCAAAGTATACAGGACATTCTATACAGAGGAAAGGGAAAAGTCTTATGGAGTCTTTGCAATATCTGTTTCAAAGCCATCAGCTCAGCCTTACACAACTATGACTGATATTCTTGCT GGATTGAGTTATGATGGATTGGGTCGACTCCTTGGTATGGCCAGAACAGCTGGAACAGTTCCAGATGGATTACCTCCTCCAAGATCTACACTGATATCATCTTGTATGAGACTACACCAACCAAAT GAGGTGAAAGGTTGTTCATTAACTGATGCTGCAAGGGCATTGGCCAAACATGTTTACAGGAGTACGAAAGGACGGTGCGGAGACATTAGTGGAAGTG ATACAAGCAAGAACGAACTCGCATCTGAAGCCATTGACTCTTTGTTACGTGATTGTGGCTGGATGAATGTTCATCTGACTCAACCATATGGTCCTGTTTTTGAAATCCGTGTGCATGAAGGTTATGGCGCCAGATGGTCTCAAgatggtgcaaag TTCATTGGATTCTTGGAGCCCTACACCCCAGAAGGCTTTTCTAAAGGGTGGAAACACTAG